The following are encoded in a window of Armatimonadota bacterium genomic DNA:
- the uppP gene encoding undecaprenyl-diphosphatase UppP yields MHPAPVTYVHAVWLGLLQGLTEFLPVSSTAHMDVVPQLFHQRDPGAAFSAIAQLGPIIAIVLYFWSDIGRYIKGIIRTRTPRNVAADDLDARLGWYTLLGTIPIIIFGVLLEKKIDTSFRRLPVVAASLILLGLVLWVSEIIGKKRTKLDQMTMADSQVVGWAQVLALVPGASRSGVTITAGLFRNFDRETAARFSFLLSIPAITAAGLYKLLKSLKAGGLAGAAGPGIVAAVVAGLLAYVVIRWFLGYMKEHNTGIFIAYRILAGLAILWLLHAGTIKEKPVKRNAAVISAARLASRPPNSAPLRS; encoded by the coding sequence TTGCACCCTGCACCCGTTACGTACGTTCACGCAGTATGGTTGGGCCTGCTCCAGGGCCTTACCGAGTTCCTTCCTGTCAGCAGCACGGCGCACATGGATGTGGTGCCGCAGCTGTTCCATCAGCGCGACCCCGGCGCTGCGTTCTCGGCCATCGCCCAACTCGGGCCGATAATCGCCATTGTTCTCTACTTCTGGAGTGATATCGGCCGGTACATCAAAGGAATAATCCGTACCCGCACACCCCGGAATGTAGCTGCCGATGATCTGGACGCCCGTCTCGGCTGGTATACGCTCCTCGGCACCATACCCATCATCATTTTCGGCGTTCTGCTGGAAAAGAAGATCGATACATCGTTCCGCCGCCTTCCGGTAGTGGCTGCCAGCCTCATCCTGCTGGGCCTTGTACTGTGGGTCTCTGAGATTATCGGCAAAAAGCGGACGAAGCTGGATCAAATGACCATGGCAGACAGTCAGGTGGTCGGCTGGGCGCAAGTTCTGGCGCTGGTGCCGGGAGCCTCCCGATCCGGCGTGACGATCACTGCCGGGCTGTTCCGGAACTTTGATCGTGAGACTGCGGCGCGATTCAGCTTCCTGCTCAGCATTCCCGCGATAACCGCGGCGGGCCTCTACAAGCTGCTCAAATCGCTCAAAGCCGGCGGCCTCGCCGGCGCAGCGGGACCCGGTATTGTAGCCGCAGTGGTAGCGGGTCTGCTGGCCTACGTGGTAATTCGCTGGTTCCTTGGTTACATGAAAGAGCACAATACCGGCATCTTCATTGCGTACCGCATCCTGGCCGGCCTTGCCATACTCTGGCTGCTGCACGCCGGAACCATCAAGGAGAAGCCCGTCAAGCGTAACGCGGCAGTAATCAGCGCAGCCCGTTTGGCCAGCCGTCCACCAAACTCCGCCCCTCTCCGCTCTTGA
- a CDS encoding sugar phosphate isomerase/epimerase, with protein sequence MSRIPIALQLYSVREDCARDLPGVLKAVAGMGYEGVEFAGYYGRTAAELRALLDENGLKCCGTHTGIDTLLGPKLTETVEFNKTIGNRFLIVPGLPRERTESRAAWQETARVINGIAADLEPLDMQVGYHNHHTEFTPLDGELPWDTFFGATRSDVVMQFDTGNAMHGGADAPPFLERYPGRALTVHLKEYKQGWDQALIGEGDIPWQEIFRLCETSAGTQWYIVEQESYAFPPLECVDKCLKNLKAMGR encoded by the coding sequence ATGTCTCGAATACCAATTGCGCTTCAGCTCTACTCCGTGCGAGAGGATTGCGCGCGCGATCTACCGGGTGTGCTCAAGGCGGTTGCCGGTATGGGCTACGAGGGCGTGGAGTTCGCCGGATACTACGGCCGGACGGCAGCCGAGTTGCGCGCCTTGCTGGATGAGAATGGTCTCAAATGCTGCGGCACACACACGGGAATCGATACACTCCTTGGGCCGAAGCTGACGGAGACCGTGGAGTTTAACAAGACGATCGGCAACCGGTTTCTGATTGTGCCGGGCCTGCCGCGCGAGCGAACGGAGTCCCGAGCGGCGTGGCAGGAGACGGCCAGGGTGATCAACGGGATCGCCGCCGATCTGGAGCCGCTGGACATGCAGGTGGGTTACCACAACCACCACACGGAATTCACGCCCCTGGATGGCGAGCTGCCCTGGGATACCTTCTTTGGCGCCACGCGCTCCGATGTGGTGATGCAATTTGACACCGGCAACGCCATGCATGGCGGCGCCGATGCGCCGCCGTTTCTGGAGCGATATCCGGGCCGGGCCCTCACGGTACATCTCAAGGAGTACAAGCAGGGTTGGGATCAGGCGCTTATCGGCGAAGGCGACATTCCGTGGCAGGAGATCTTCCGCCTCTGCGAAACCAGTGCGGGCACGCAATGGTACATCGTGGAGCAGGAGAGCTACGCGTTCCCTCCGCTGGAGTGCGTCGACAAGTGCCTCAAAAACCTGAAGGCCATGGGCCGGTAG